A portion of the Fulvia fulva chromosome 1, complete sequence genome contains these proteins:
- a CDS encoding Smr domain-containing protein, which translates to MSYQHTRLGGNAFNHGPSSASQQEYDRLRDLARKEQGQHQHYAEEARKAYEQGDGGRAHDMSVQSKEHAAKADQYNKQASEFIFRENNAVGKVQGDTIDLHGQYVEEAEEILEQRIRYAQQTGQSHLHVIVGKGNHSPNHVQKIKPRVEQVCQELGLQYHTEQNEGRMFIDLSGGHGQQMPSYDYQQHHEPQHQNYGKPHYETAYPMGNNPQYGYAQAAGGYGGQQQMQYGGQQQQQHGGYPGRPQQNMQVQEPEQDQGIKCCGIKICTIM; encoded by the exons ATGTCTTATCAACACACTCGCTTGGGCGGCAATG CTTTCAACCACGGCCCATCTTCAGCTTCACAACAAGAATACGACAGACTCCGTGATCTCGCCAGAAAAGAGCAAGGCCAACACCAGCACTATgcagaagaagcacgtaaGGCGTACGAGCAGGGCGATGGAGGCAGAGCACACGACATGAGTGTTCAGTCAAAGGAACACGCAGCAAAAGCAGATCAATACAACAAGCAGGCCTCCGAGTTCATCTTCAGGGAGAACAATGCCGTCGGCAAAGTCCAAGGCGACACCATCGATCTTCATGGCCAATACGTAGAAGAAGCAGAGGAGATCCTGGAACAGCGCATACGATATGCGCAGCAAACTGGACAGTCACATCTCCACGTCATCGTAGGCAAGGGCAACCACTCTCCCAACCACGTTCAAAAGATCAAACCCCGAGTCGAGCAAGTCTGTCAAGAACTAGGACTGCAGTACCACACCGAGCAGAATGAGGGCCGTATGTTCATCGATCTGTCGGGCGGACACGGGCAACAGATGCCTTCATACGACTACCAGCAACACCACGAACCCCAACACCAGAACTACGGCAAGCCACATTACGAGACTGCATACCCAATGGGCAACAACCCGCAGTATGGCTATGCGCAGGCTGCTGGTGGCTATGGTGGACAACAGCAGATGCAGTACGGTGGACAGCAGCAACAGCAGCATGGTGGTTACCCAGGCCGGCCACAGCAGAATATGCAAGTCCAGGAGCCTGAGCAAGATCAAGGAATCAAATGCTGTGGCATCAAGATTTGTACAATCATGTAA
- a CDS encoding G1/S-specific cyclin CCN1: protein MAYQQHPDQMQDTRTFPAFGYCNSYFVESHEDDDGLFARAAAERERARNVAKQRQKVLGEELSRATAEEYQEDVLDHMEHMEAETMPDIQSIEIQTEIQWFMRPYLLDFLLEAHHAFQLLPETLHLAVNLLDRYCSRRVVYKRHYQLVGCAALLIAAKYGDRKERVPTIRELKSMCCSLYDDDMFTQMEWHVLQTLHWCIGHPTVTSFLQLALTEVSFDPELEHMSWYISELALYHKEFIPVRPSVMARSCLALARCVLNRPQSRFHDWAGAYDPQVVLNLSNHLSHPSQALSRKYASPHLSSASTTIDNFLKHQAMLARQVMPTPANDQPRMDIDPAPPANTYLTPQTPQKAGYASGAHGMITPPITPDKDQLGGYGTSQTLLPRIAPCNPTPPHRADYNQSNGFSVVPQQYMPQPQFVQ from the coding sequence ATGGCCTATCAACAACATCCCGACCAGATGCAAGATACCAGGACCTTTCCGGCCTTTGGCTACTGCAACTCTTATTTTGTTGAAAGCCACGAAGACGACGATGGACTATTCGCAAGGGCCGCTGCTGAACGCGAACGCGCACGTAACGTTGCCAAGCAAAGACAGAAGGTCCTCGGCGAGGAACTTTCTCGTGCAACCGCCGAGGAGTACCAGGAAGACGTCCTCGATCACATGGAGCACATGGAGGCCGAGACGATGCCTGACATCCAGTCTATCGAGATTCAGACGGAGATTCAATGGTTTATGAGGCCTTACCTGCTGGACTTTCTCCTCGAAGCTCACCACGCCTTCCAGCTGCTTCCGGAAACGCTGCACCTCGCGGTCAATCTTTTAGATCGGTACTGCTCCAGGCGTGTCGTCTACAAGCGCCACTACCAACTTGTCGGCTGCGCAGCGCTGCTCATTGCTGCCAAATATGGTGACCGCAAGGAACGCGTGCCGACGATACGGGAGCTCAAGTCTATGTGCTGCTCATTGTACGATGACGACATGTTCACCCAAATGGAGTGGCATGTTCTCCAGACCCTGCACTGGTGCATCGGTCATCCCACAGTCACGAGCTTTTTGCAGCTGGCATTGACTGAGGTCTCCTTCGATCCGGAGCTTGAGCACATGTCGTGGTACATCTCGGAGCTGGCCCTGTATCACAAGGAGTTCATCCCGGTGCGGCCGTCGGTGATGGCTAGATCATGCCTCGCGCTGGCTCGATGCGTATTGAACCGACCTCAATCACGGTTCCACGATTGGGCTGGGGCTTATGATCCGCAAGTTGTGCTCAACCTCTCGAACCACCTTAGTCATCCGTCCCAGGCACTCTCGAGAAAGTATGCATCGCCGCACCTGTCTTCGGCGTCGACTACGATCGACAACTTTCTCAAACACCAAGCCATGCTGGCGCGACAAGTCATGCCGACACCTGCCAATGACCAACCTCGCATGGACATCGACCCAGCACCACCCGCCAACACGTATCTGACCCCACAAACACCTCAAAAGGCTGGATATGCGAGCGGAGCCCATGGTATGATAACACCTCCTATCACGCCTGATAAGGATCAACTAGGCGGCTATGGCACCAGCCAAACCCTGCTGCCGCGGATCGCCCCATGCAACCCGACGCCGCCTCACAGGGCAGACTACAATCAATCCAACGGCTTTTCGGTAGTTCCCCAACAGTACATGCCACAGCCGCAGTTTGTACAATAG
- a CDS encoding U3 small nucleolar RNA-associated protein 4: MDVHRSRFVQFPAHPITAVAFSRSTDERLPPGVEQPALKLAIGRANGEIEIWNPLQGRWVQENVFSGDNKSLDGLAWTREPDETDTEGQVVVGQHRLFSIASSPAVLEWDLQRGQLKKKSTGNFSAVWCFAAQPSHGTSDPSAQELVAGCEDGTIVLLTTADNDLQFKKFLARVSGKKARCVSIAYQKRDRVVAGFMDSTIRVFDTRSSSVVRTMSIGAGIPGAPKNTIVWSVKALPNGDIISGDSNGEVVFWDGRSYSLTQRIKGHDSECLDVVPSSDGKTVFSGSLDGRIAVHRQSTNANGRRSWANSHHRKVHNGEVKVMSAFDSNGLSVVVSGGADPVPVAIPLQEYGKENNRPLPTVPQQAPVISARHARLLVSWWGKDINIWRISRRAEVETSPELQPPRRLVARITLNTKHNIRRVSISDDGKVLAASTNAEIKLFQLRRKPDADALGVRRLHVPKTLATLGARAMNFSPDSKWLAAVTPDSEVHIVRITADLSNPKHVRVLDKVVEVERQNRVDTSQSGFKLYDQAINQLAFSADSSVLAASDLSGHIDSWVLEGHEDPTAPPVDVSQEDSKHGDSDDSSEDSSDDDDNVYIFYGQHWTDNPAGRLIPKLDSAALILTFRPTADSAVANAAVNGNPGIHSTRHNPYAHSHELPAGRHLLWVMTASHEMYEFDVLAGKLSDWSRNNPTPVLPADFARLRDRVIGAVWDVAGGRERLWLYGTSWMFMLNVGGNLLDSHSRKRRKSEVAEQGLKRLKTSSGAGLKTPSHHREGLPQSLKRLEDGTWTEVALDRPIKHDEDVDMDEAIESDTRLALTRIKSTDDEDQIVNGGASQQMHQRTWWCTFKYRPILGVVPIADDAAVDEDKPLEVVVVERPLWDAQKSK; encoded by the coding sequence ATGGACGTCCACCGATCGCGTTTCGTGCAATTCCCTGCGCACCCCATCACCGCCGTCGCCTTCTCCCGCTCCACCGACGAACGCCTGCCACCGGGTGTCGAGCAGCCAGCGCTGAAGCTAGCAATTGGCCGCGCGAATGGCGAGATCGAGATATGGAACCCGCTGCAGGGACGATGGGTACAGGAGAATGTCTTTTCTGGGGACAACAAGAGCCTCGACGGACTGGCGTGGACGCGAGAGCCGGACGAAACAGACACCGAAGGGCAGGTGGTGGTGGGACAGCACAGACTCTTCAGCATTGCCTCTTCACCCGCCGTGCTGGAATGGGATCTGCAGCGAGGACAGTTGAAGAAGAAGTCGACGGGAAACTTCAGTGCAGTCTGGTGTTTCGCCGCACAGCCCAGCCATGGGACGTCGGACCCAAGCGCGCAAGAGTTGGTGGCAGGCTGTGAGGATGGCACAATCGTCCTGCTCACGACAGCCGACAACGACCTTCAGTTTAAGAAGTTCCTGGCTCGCGTGAGCGGCAAGAAGGCGCGTTGTGTGAGTATCGCCTACCAGAAGCGCGATCGGGTGGTGGCGGGTTTCATGGACAGCACAATCCGTGTCTTCGACACCCGTAGCAGCTCTGTGGTTCGCACCATGAGCATCGGCGCCGGGATACCAGGAGCACCGAAGAACACGATCGTATGGTCAGTCAAAGCTCTTCCGAACGGCGACATCATATCCGGAGACTCCAACGGGGAAGTCGTGTTCTGGGACGGCAGGTCATACTCCCTTACGCAACGCATCAAGGGCCATGATTCGGAGTGCTTGGATGTTGTGCCAAGCTCGGACGGCAAGACTGTGTTTTCTGGTAGTCTCGATGGCAGGATCGCTGTCCACAGGCAGAGCACGAACGCTAATGGTAGGAGGTCATGGGCCAACAGTCACCATCGGAAAGTGCACAATGGCGAAGTGAAGGTTATGTCAGCGTTCGACAGTAACGGTTTAAGCGTCGTCGTATCAGGAGGAGCGGACCCGGTACCTGTTGCGATCCCTCTACAAGAATATGGAAAGGAGAACAATCGACCGTTGCCGACTGTACCACAGCAGGCTCCTGTCATCAGCGCTCGTCATGCACGGCTACTCGTAAGTTGGTGGGGCAAGGACATCAATATCTGGCGGATCTCTCGAAGAGCAGAGGTAGAGACGTCTCCAGAACTGCAGCCGCCTCGCCGCCTTGTCGCCAGGATCACTCTCAATACGAAGCACAACATCAGACGCGTGTCAATCTCAGATGATGGAAAGGTTCTGGCTGCCAGCACCAATGCAGAGATCAAGCTCTTCCAGCTGAGACGAAAGCCCGATGCAGATGCACTTGGTGTTCGCCGACTTCACGTACCCAAGACTCTGGCTACGCTTGGTGCTCGAGCGATGAACTTTTCACCCGACTCCAAGTGGCTTGCTGCGGTGACGCCAGACAGCGAAGTGCACATTGTACGCATTACCGCAGATCTCTCGAACCCCAAACATGTCCGTGTTCTTGATAAAGTGGTTGAGGTTGAACGACAGAACCGGGTCGACACTTCGCAATCGGGCTTCAAGTTATACGACCAAGCAATCAATCAActcgccttctccgccgacAGTTCCGTACTTGCGGCGAGCGATCTATCCGGTCACATAGATTCCTGGGTGCTCGAAGGTCACGAAGACCCAACAGCACCTCCAGTAGACGTTTCTCAGGAGGACTCTAAGCACGGAGACTCTGACGACAGCTCCGAGGACTCTTCTGACGATGATGACAATGTCTACATCTTCTACGGGCAGCATTGGACGGATAACCCTGCTGGTCGCCTCATTCCCAAGCTAGACTCTGCAGCACTTATTCTCACGTTTCGGCCAACCGCAGACTCTGCGGTTGCCAATGCCGCCGTCAACGGTAACCCTGGCATACACTCGACACGCCACAATCCGTACGCACATTCTCATGAGCTCCCTGCAGGACGACATCTACTTTGGGTCATGACAGCAAGCCATGAGATGTACGAATTCGACGTTTTGGCCGGCAAACTCAGTGACTGGTCGCGCAACAATCCTACACCCGTACTGCCAGCTGACTTTGCAAGATTGCGCGATCGAGTGATCGGAGCAGTCTGGGACGTCGCCGGTGGGAGAGAACGTCTCTGGTTGTATGGCACATCGTGGATGTTTATGCTGAATGTCGGCGGTAATCTCCTAGATTCTCATTCACGCAAGCGACGAAAGAGCGAAGTTGCCGAACAAGGCCTCAAGCGGCTCAAGACATCCAGCGGCGCCGGGCTGAAGACACCGTCTCACCACAGGGAAGGCTTGCCTCAGTCTCTCAAGCGTCTTGAAGATGGGACTTGGACTGAGGTGGCTCTTGACCGACCCATAAAGCATGACGAGGACGTTGACATGGATGAAGCCATTGAAAGCGACACCCGACTAGCGCTGACACGCATCAAGAGCACCGATGACGAAGATCAAATTGTGAATGGCGGTGCCTCTCAGCAAATGCACCAGCGAACATGGTGGTGCACGTTCAAGTACCGCCCCATCCTCGGCGTAGTGCCAATTGCCGACGATGCAGCTGTGGATGAGGATAAGCCTTTAGAAGTTGTGGTCGTAGAGAGACCTCTGTGGGATGCTCAGAAATCAAAGTAG
- a CDS encoding Guanidinobutyrase, whose product MLRNSLLAILAAVTLTGAHGHHDVEEETQEPLVGWTKDDLDAKWGTDWGFSGISTFAHLEHTRCLQHPETEYDIAILGAPFDSVVTYRPGARFGPRAIRAASARLTAFRGFNPRANLNPYQSWAEVIDCGDIPITPFDSSLALRQMSEAFTDLAHSKAPATNAKSAISYRNLPKLLTLGGDHSIALPTLRALNKIHGPVAVVHFDAHLDTWHPAKYPSAWIAPEDPTQQSFFTHGTMFWLAHNESLILEGKSVHAGLRTRLSNLGDNEDDTAQGWSRIACDDIDDLGAVGVARKIVEHVGTETPVYLNIDIDVIDPGMAPGTGTPEPGGWTTRELIRVLRGIEGLNVVGADVVEVAPAYDGSAEVTALAAAQIAFEVLTSMVKRGLVESGHGEEGRGKDEL is encoded by the exons ATGCTAAGAAATAGTTTGCTGGCGATACTCGCTGCGGTGACACTGACAGGAGCACACGGCCACCATGATGTGGAGGAAGAGACGCAGGAGCCACTTGTCGGCTGGACGAAAGACGATCTGGACGCGAAATGGGGCACAGAT TGGGGTTTCAGTGGTATATCGACCTTTGCTCACCTGGAACACACGAGGTGTCTACAGCATCCAGAGACCGAATATGACATCGCAATCCTTGGGGCTCCCTTTGACTCGGTCGTCACCTACAGGCCTGGTGCTCGGTTCGGTCCCAGAGCCATACGAGCGGCATCAGCCCGCCTGACTGCCTTCCGAGGCTTCAACCCTCGAGCGAACCTGAACCCATACCAAAGCTGGGCTGAAGTGATCGACTGCGGTGATATCCCTATAACGCCGTTCGATTCCTCCTTGGCATTGCGACAGATGAGTGAAGCTTTTACCGACTTAGCGCACAGCAAAGCACCAGCAACCAACGCGAAGTCTGCCATATCGTACCGCAACCTCCCCAAACTCCTCACTCTCGGCGGCGACCATAGCATCGCCCTCCCTACCCTCCGCGCCCTAAACAAGATCCATGGCCCGGTAGCTGTAGTCCACTTCGACGCTCATTTGGATACATGGCACCCGGCCAAGTATCCCTCCGCCTGGATAGCCCCCGAAGACCCAACGCAGCAAAGCTTCTTCACCCACGGCACAATGTTCTGGCTCGCGCACAACGAATCCCTCATCCTCGAGGGGAAGTCCGTCCACGCAGGCCTACGAACGCGTCTCTCCAACCTTGGCGACAACGAAGACGATACCGCACAGGGCTGGAGTCGAATCGCATGCGACGACATTGATGATTTGGGAGCCGTGGGGGTGGCGAGGAAGATCGTGGAGCACGTCGGGACGGAGACGCCGGTTTATCTCAATATTGATATAGATGTGATTGATCCGGGTATGGCGCCAGGCACGGGGACGCCAGAACCGGGAGGTTGGACGACCAGGGAGTTGATCAGAGTGTTGAGGGGGATCGAGGGGTTAAATGTGGTGGGTGCTGATGTTGTGGAGGTTGCGCCGGCGTATGATGGCAGCGCGGAGGTGACAGCGTTGGCGGCGGCGCAAATTGCGTTTGAAGTTTTGACGAGTATGGTCAAGAGGGGGCTCGTTGAGTCGGGGCACGGGGAGGAGGGCAGGGGAAAGGATGAGCTATGA